From Armatimonadia bacterium:
ACTGGGTACAGCATGGCGGCGGCGATCCGGCGGCGTGGATCCGCAAGCTTCAGGGCAGGATGTTCCTGGCGCACTTCAAGGACATGCGCATCGTTGGCCGCGAGCAGCGCTATGCGGAAGTCGGAGAGGGCAACTTGAACTGGCCGAACATCCTGGAGGCCTGCAAGAGCACCGGCGTCGAGTGGTACATCGTGGAGCAGGACCAGTGCTACGACCGCGACCCCTTCGACAGTCTCAAGATCAGCCTCGAGAACATGAAGGCCTGGGGCCTCAAGTAGCCCAACCGGCCCGCCTTGACCTGGGTCAAAAAGAGCCCCCGGAACGCTCCGGGGGCTCTGTCTATCTGTCGGTATGTCGCTAGCCGGCCAATCTAGTCTACCGGGTTCCACAGGTCTTCTTTGGTACCGTCCAGCTTCATCCACTTGACGTGCCCGTCTACGAACAGGAGGTTCGCACCCTCGTTGTGGCGCTGAGCCCCGAGCCAGTAGGTCAGGCTGCCCTTGACGCCTGCGAGCCAGTTGGCCCAGACGTAGGCCGTCTGTCCAGGGCAGGGGCCGACCACGATGCTGGTGCCCTCACTGATGTACACGGTCTCCGCCGGCTTCGGGATGGATCCCATGTTGTTGGAGCCGAACCAGCCTGCATCAGTGTTGGCGGTGGTGTACCAGTTCATGCCGTATCCGGCATGGAAGCGGTACACGGAATCCGACGGGGTCGGATAGGCT
This genomic window contains:
- a CDS encoding H-X9-DG-CTERM domain-containing protein; this encodes NGPGRIWWQGLLMPYAKNYQFFACPSYNNPMFYGETVAYPTPSDSVYRFHAGYGMNWYTTANTDAGWFGSNNMGSIPKPAETVYISEGTSIVVGPCPGQTAYVWANWLAGVKGSLTYWLGAQRHNEGANLLFVDGHVKWMKLDGTKEDLWNPVD